DNA from Daucus carota subsp. sativus chromosome 1, DH1 v3.0, whole genome shotgun sequence:
TGAGTCAACTCGTTGAGCCAGGTACTGGAGCAGCCGGAGCGAGTCATGGCCAAGAATGGTCCCAGAAGAATCAACGGTATCCAACGTGTTTGGCTCCAGAGCATATGAACGGTACAGATACGACCTCACATTACTCGAAGCAACGGAGCGAAACGACGACGTAGAGAACGAGTTCGCTCGGTTGGTCAAACAGTCAACGGCAGCACTACTGAACTCGTATGCAAGAAAAGAATATCCCTACACAGCATGGGAAATAAAGACATTGGTTATTCAAGGATTGGTATCTAAAGAAGCTGCCGCCAGACAAGCCCAGTTGTTTCATGAGGCTAATGAAGCATGTAATTAACTAAATTACATTGTGATACTGTAATTTTTAAGGATAAGATATGATTAGTGTTTGAAATTGGCAGTTGTATTTTGACCGTTTGTTTATTGGAACTAGTGTTTTTGTTTGAGTGGTGGGCATGTGCTTGTCTGTGTGCTGGTGGGGTACAGCTTTTTTTAC
Protein-coding regions in this window:
- the LOC108193677 gene encoding uncharacterized protein LOC108193677, translating into MEASLSSFIQLSLLVLVLLILSSEASSTSRKIKPGFIYTRTRGKCSPQYWSSRSESWPRMVPEESTVSNVFGSRAYERYRYDLTLLEATERNDDVENEFARLVKQSTAALLNSYARKEYPYTAWEIKTLVIQGLVSKEAAARQAQLFHEANEACN